The DNA window GGTTCCTGTCGATCGCGATCCTGCTCTACGCCGCGCAATACGGTCTGATCGCGGCCGCCGCCTCGCGCGTCGTCCATGGCGCGATCTGGTGGATGATCCAATCTGTGTTCCTGCAAAGCCTGGTGAAGTTCTCGTGGGCCAAGCTGTTTTCGATCTATTTCAAATCGGGAATCGCCGCCGCCGCATCGACCGTCCCGCTATTGCTCGCCTACCGCTTTTGGGTCGCGCCCGAATCGATGGGCCTCGGCTTGATGGCGCTGCTGTCGGTGATGGGGGTGGCGCTGTGGTATGCCGCGCTGGTAGTCACCCGCCATCCCAGCGCCGCCGATCTTGCCGACCTCGCGCTTGAACGGTTCCGCCGCGCGAAAGCCTCCAAGGCATGAGCGAAACGCTCGACCTTTCCGTGGTCGTTCCGGCCTACAACCGGGCGAATTTGATCGCCCGCGCGCTCGACAGCGTAGCTGCGCAGACCGTGCTCCCGCGCGAGATCGTGGTGGTGGACGATGGCTCGTCCGATGGAACACCCGATGTGGTCGCGAGCTGGGCGAAAAGCGCACCGCTGCCGGTCAATCTGATCGTATCGCCCGAAAACCGCGGCGTGGGCGCGGCGCGCAATATCGCGATGCGCGCGGCGCGCGGAAGGTTGATAGCGCTGCTCGATTCGGATGACGAGTATCTGAAGGGTGCGCTCGCGATGCTCGCCGCGCCCCTCGCCCGCCATCCCGACGCGGTGGTGAGCTTCGGCGAGGCCGAGGTGCGCTTTGCCGATCGAACGCAGGGCTTTCGCCATGTCGCACGCAATTTGACGCCGGGAAACGGCGCGACCGAAATCGCGGGCGACGACGGCCTTTACCGGCTCGACGATCCGCAAGGCGAATTGCTGACCACCAGCTATGTCTCCCCCTCTGCCGCCGTGTTTCGCCGTCAGGCAGCGCTCGACGTCGGGCTGATGCCGGAAAAGCGCTATGGCGAGGACTGGCTGTTTTTCCTGCGCCTGACAGGCGAAGGTGAATTCCTCGTCCGCTTCGAGGATTGCGCCATCATCCACCGCCAGGACGACAATCTGACCGGCACCGCGCACGACTACCCCAATGCCTGCCGGACCCTCGCCTCGCTGATCGAGGTGCGCAACAACGATCACGTTGCGATCGCGGCGCGCCACACCCCCTGGCTCGACCGCGCGATCGCCAAGCAGGCAGCGGCGGTGCGCTATTTCGCGTCGCGCCAAGGATGGGCCGAATACTGGCGCATGCTCGGCTCCCCGGAAGCCCGCGCCACCGGCGGGCGAGCGCAACACCTGCTTGCCGACCCGAAGAGCGCCTTGCGCGCCCTGGTCGGTTCGCTCGGCAGCTAACGCCCGGTCAAGCCTTGCCCTCGGCGTAGTCGCGCCCCACTTGATGGCGCATGCCGCCAGACAGAACAGGGAAGGGAAACCATGAAGGCTGGGCCACGGTCCGGCGTTTCCTCCCCTATCTGTGGCCGCGCGACAATCCCGGCCTGCGCTGGCGGATCGTCGTCGCGCTGCTGCTGGTGCTGGCGTCCAAGGGCGTTCTGCTCGCGCTGCCGCTGGCGTACAAGCGCGTGGTCGACACCATGGCGGCGGAGGGCAATCCGGCGCTGTGGGTCGCGATCAGCTTCCTGCTCGCATATGTTCTCGGCCGGTTCGGGGCGACGGCGTTCGACAATATCCGCAACATCGTGTTCGAGAAGGTCGGGCAAGATGCGACCCGCAAGCTGGCCGAAGACGTGTTCGCGCGGCTTCACCGGCTCTCGCTGCGCTTTCACCTCTCGCGTCGCACCGGTGAAGTCACCAAGACGGTCGAGCGGGGGACCAAGAGCATCGATTCGATGCTCTATTTCCTCCTCTTCAATATCGCGCCGACGATCATCGAGCTCGTCGCGGTCGGGTTCATTTTCTACTCGATGTTCGGGTTCGAACTGGTTGCGGCGACCGCCGTCACCGTGGTGCTCTATATCTGGACCACCCAGGCAATCACCGAATGGCGCACCAAGCTACGCCGCCAGATGAACGACCTCGACGGCACCGCCCTGTCGCGCGCGGTCGATTCGCTGCTCAATTACGAGACGGTCAAATATTTCGGCGCCGAGAAGCGCGAGCAGGATCGCTATGCCAGCGCCGCGCGCGCCTACGCCGCCGCCGCGATCAAATCCGACAATTCGCTCGGCATGCTCAACATCGTGCAGGCCTTCATCACCAACGGTCTGATGCTGTTCGCGATGGGCTTCGTCGCGTGGGAGTGGAGCAAGGGCAGGCTTTCGGTCGGGGATCTCGTCGCGATCCAGACCTATCTGATGCAGCTGTTCCGCCCGCTCGACATGCTCGGCTGGGTCTATCGCACGATCCGCCAGGGTCTGATCGACATGGCCGACATGTTCCGCCTGATGGACGAGCAGGAAGAAGTGAAGGACGTGCCAGGCGCACCCGCGCTGATCGTGCGCCAGCCCTCGATCATGTTCGACAATGTCCGCTTCGGCTACGACCCGGAACGCGATATCCTCAAAGGTCTCAGCTTCGAGGCCCCGGCAGGCAGCCATGTCGCGATCGTCGGTCCCTCGGGCGCGGGCAAGAGCACCATCGCGCGGCTGCTGTTCCGGTTCTACGATCCGCAGGGCGGGCGCATCCTGATCGACGGGCAGGACATTTCGCAGGTCGCGCAGACGAGCCTTCGTGAAGCGATCGGCATCGTCCCGCAGGACAGCGTGCTGTTTAACGAAACCATCGGCTACAACATCGCCTATGGCCGCGGCGGCGCGACCACCGAAGAAATCCACGACGCAGCGCAGCGCGCCGCGATCCTGCCTTTTATCGAACGCCTGCCCGACGGGTTCGATACCGAAGTCGGCGAGCGCGGTCTGAAGCTGTCGGGCGGCGAAAAGCAGCGGGTCGCGATCGCGCGGACGCTGGTGAAGAACCCGCCGATCATGCTGTTCGACGAAGCCACTAGTGCACTCGATTCACGCACCGAGCAGGATATCCTCGAAACGCTCCACGCTGTCGGGCAGGATCGTACCACGCTGGCGATCGCGCATCGACTTTCCACCATCGCCGATGCCGATACAATCCTGGTGCTCGATCACGGCACGCTGGTCGAGAGCGGTAGCCATCGCGAACTTTTGGCCAAGCGCGGGCTCTACGCCGAGATGTGGGCGCGCCAGCAATCCGAAGCCGAGGAAGTGGCCGCCTGACACGGTTGTTGTGCACCTGCGAACGAAACGCCCTTGCAGGGTCGCCGCACATCCCCGACACTCCCCGCGAATTCCAATGCCCGTCTGGGCACCCCCGGGGAGCAGCATGACCGAACAACCGCTAGAAATCACCGCACCGGCCCTGATCGAACGCTTGCGCCAATTGCACGAGCGGACACGCGAGACCCCGCTGTTCAACCCAGTATTCCAGCTTTCGATCGACCTGTCGCGGCAGTTAGAGAGCGGCGAAATCGCGATTGCCGATCTGGCGAAGCTGATCGACGAGCTGGAAGCGCAATCGCTCGATACGAGGGCGCAGCACCTGCGCCACATGCTCGAACCGGAGAGTGCCCAGGCACGGCTCGCCGACGCCATTTCCGCCCCTCAGGATTTCGATGCGTTCCGCGATTTCTGGCAGCAGCCGCACATGCATGTGGTGTTCACCGCGCACCCGACCTTCCTCCTCTCGCCCGACCAGAGCGAAGCGGTCGTTCGTGCTGCAAGCGAAGGCGCGCCCGTGCCGACGCGTAATCTGGGCGATCGACCCGCTGTCACGCTCCGCTACGAACACGATCGCGCGATGGCGGCGATCGAGAATGCGCAGGACGCGCGCGACCGGATCGTAGGAGCGGTGCTGGAGCAAGCACACGAGCGATGGCCCGATCGCGCCGCCGAACTGGAGCTGGTGCCGTTCCGCTTCGCCAGTTGGGTCGGCTACGACATGGACGGGCGCACCGACATCAAATGGTACACCTCCATTGCCTTCCGCCTGGCGGAAAAGGTCCGCCGGCTGCAGCGCTATATCGACTCGCTCGAAGCGATCGATCCGGACCACGCACAACTAGAGCCCTTGCGCGCCGGCCTTGCCCATGCGCAGCGGTCCGAAGCGGATTTCGCCAGCGACCTTTCCGATGCGGCCGATCTCAGCGCCGCAGCCAATCGACTGACCTGCGACGATCCCGACAAACTGCTCTCGCTCGCGCCGATCATCGACGCGATCGAGCGGGACGCAGCCGATTCGTCCGAGCATGCTCTGGCCTTGCGGACGCTCGCGGCGGCGATGCGGGCCGACGGGCTGGGCATGGGCCGGGTCCATTTCCGCGTGAATGCCAAGCAATTGCACAACGCCATTCGCCAGCGGCTGGGCGATGCAGGAGATATCGATCTGGGCAGTCGCGGCGCGCTCACCGCCCTGCGTGAATTGCTGGCCGAAGCCGAGCCGATGTCAGCCAATTTCGCCTCGCTCGCAATCGAGAGTTCAAGCGCGGTTCGGCAGTTCCTCGTCATGACGCAGATCCTCAAGCACGTAGACGCAGACGCGGCGATCCGCATGCTGATCGCAGAATGCGAGCAGCCCGCTACCGTCCTCGCCGCGCTCTATTTCGCGCGCCTGTTCGGGATCGAAGACAAGGTCGACGTGTCGCCCCTGTTCGAAACCGAGACCGCACTGGAGCATGGCGGGCGCTTCCTCGATGCGCTGCTGGCCGAGGACGAGTACCGGGCCTATGCGAAAAGGCGCGGGCGCGTGGCGATCCAGACCGGCTTTTCCGATGCCGGACGCTTCGTGGGCCAGGTGCCCGCAAGCCTAGCGATCGAACGCCTGCAGGGGCGGCTGGCCGAAGCGATGGCGGCCAACCACCTTACCGGTCTGGCAGCCTGCATCTTCAACACGCATGGCGAAAGCATGGGCCGCGGCGCGCACCCCTCGAGCTTTGCCGACCGCATCGAATGGCCGCTGAGCCCGTGGTCGCAGCGCCGCTTCGCACGGGCCGGCATCCGGCTGGAGCCCGAAGCCAGTTTCCAAGGGGGCGACGGCTATCTGCCGTTCGGCAGCCCCGAGCTGGCGCTTGCCACGCTGACCCAGGTGCTGGCGCACACGCCCGCGCGGACCGATGCCGATGTGCCGACCGATCCGTTCTACCGACGCACCGATCTCAGCCTCGATTTCTATCGCGCGGTGAAGGATCACCAGCACGCCCATCTCGAAAGCCGGACCTATGCCCGCGCGATCACCGCCTTCGGCCTGGGCCTGCTCAACGAAACCGGCAGCCGCAAATCGCGCCGCCAGTCGGACCTATCCGCAGATCGCGACATGAGCCTGCGCCAGATCCGCGCGATCCCGCACAATGCGATCCTCCAGCAGCTGGGCTATCCGGTGCACGTGATCGCCGGGATCGGCAGCGCCGCCCAGAACAACATCGAGGATATCGCCGCGCTGATGACGGAGAGCGCGCGCGGTCGGCAGATCATGCGCCTGGTTCGCGCCTCCAACGCACTCGCGAGTATCAAGACTGCGGCCGCCTATGGTGAGCTGTTCAATTCCGCGTACTGGGCCAGCCGCCCCTATCGCGGTACCGAGCAGGCGCTAGGCCCGGCCTGCGAGGCGTTGGCGGAGTATCTGATTGCCGACGATCGCAACGGCGTGTTTCGCCGCCTCGCCTCGCGCCTTCGCGTCGATGCGCTGAAGCTCCACCGGCTGTTCGAACTGGTGCCCGACGAAGATCCGCATCCCGAGCGCGAATCGGTGCGCCGCACCATCGGCGTGCTTCAGGCGGTGCGGCTAACCCTGCTGCAGCACATGTTCCTGAAGGTCGTTTCCGTCCCGGCCTTCAGCCGCGCCAACGATATCAGCCGCCGAGACGTGTTCGAGATGGTCTTCACCTTGCGGATCGACGAAGCGCTCGCGCAATTGCGCCGCGCCTTCCCGACCAGCTTCCCGCAGAAGGACGATTTCTCCATCGACGAAGCGGGAGATTATCCGCGCGGACGCGGCGAAGGCTACGAAGCGATCCGGCGCGACTATATCGACCCGATCGAACAGGCCCATGCGCTCAACCTCCGCATTTCCACCGCCATCGCCAACGAGTTCGGCGCCCACGGCTAGGTGCGGGGCGGCTTTCCCGACCTGCCTCGGGGTTGTGCTGCACTGCACAATTGCCTAATGATCTATGTCAAACAGGCGGCGCTTTTCGCGCCCGGCAATCTCACAGGTATTGGTTATGGCAAATGCTGGCGCGCTGCGGCGCGACTGGTTCGGCAATATTCGCGCCGACATTCTTGCAGGCATCGTGGTCGCACTGGCGCTGATCCCAGAGGCCATCGGCTTTTCGATCATCGCGGGCGTCGATCCGCGCGTGGGGCTCTACGCCTCGGTCGCGATCGCGATCGTGATCGCGTTTACTGGCGGGCGTCCGGGCATGATCTCGGCTGCGACCGCCGCCGTCGCAGTGGTTGTGGTGCCGCTGGTGCGCGATCATGGCGTCGAATATCTTTTTGCCGCGACCATCCTGATGGGCGTGTTCCAAGGCATCGCGGCGCTTCTGCGGCTCGACCTGCTGATGCAATTCGTCAGCCGCTCGGTCATCACCGGCTTCGTCAACGCGCTGGCGATCCTTATCTTCATGGCGCAGCTGCCGCAGTTGATCCCCGGCAATCCGGGCGTCGGCGTGGAAGCCTACGCCATGGTCGCCGGTGCACTGGCGATCATCTATCTCCTGCCCAAGCTGACCACCGCCGTCCCCAGCCCGCTGATCGCGATCATCGTTCTGACCGCGCTTTCGATCTGGCTCAACGCACCCGTCAACACCGTTGCCGATATGGGCGAGCTGCCCGAAGGACTGCCCTATTTTGCGCTGCCCGATGTGCCGCTCAGCTGGGAAACGCTACGCATCATCGCTCCCTATTCGCTGACGATGGCGGCGGTCGGCCTGCTGGAAAGCCTGCTCACCGCGCAGATCGTCGACGACATGACCCACACCGGATCGAACAAGCGGCGTGAGAGCGCCGGCCAGGGCGCGGCCAATGTGGTCGCCGCGCTGTTCGGCGGCATGGGCGGTTGCGCGATGATCGGACAGTCGGTGATCAACGTCACCAGTGGCGGCCGTGGGCGGCTTTCCACTTTGACCGCGGGCGTGACGCTGCTGGTCCTGCTCGCCGCGCTGGGATCGCTGGTCGGCCAGGTGCCGATGCCGGCGCTGGTTGCGATCATGATCATGGTCTCGATCGGGACCTTCTCGTGGAACTCGATCCCCAATCTGCGCGTGCATCCGTGGCAGAGCTCGGTGGTGATGCTGAGCACCGTCGCAGTCGTCGTCGCGACCCACAACCTCGCGATCGGCGTGCTCGTCGGCGTGCTACTCTCGGGCGCGTTCTTCACCCACAAGGTGATGACCATGTTCGAAGTCGTGCGCGAACGGGATGGCGATACCGCCATCTACCGCGCCAAGGGCCAGATCTTCTACGCGAGCGTCGAGCGGTTCGAAGCCGCCTTCGCCCCCGAAAGTTCGCGCCCGGATCCGGCCGATCACATCCTGATCGACGTCCGCAAGGCCCACTTCTGGGACATTTCGGGTATCGCCGCGCTCGACAAGGTGGTCGAACGCATGCGCCGCAACGGGCGCAGCGTACAGGTGAAGGGCCTGAACCGCGCGAGCAGCGACCTGGTCGACAAATTCGCGCTGACCGACAAGACCGGTGTCGAGATCGGCCTCGCCCCGCATCCGTAGGCCTATCAGCGGCCGCAAGGGGAAGCAGTGTCCGTAAACCGGACCACCCAAGGCGGCCGTCAGCGTAGAGGTGTTTTGCTCGTTCCCTAGTCGGCAGCGGCATATTTCCGATTGGCTTCGTGGGCTTCGATCTCGAGCGGCATGCCGGTGTGCCCGAATTCCATCAATTCGCGCATATATCGCTCGGCATATGCGCCGAAGCTGGCGCTTCGTTCGATCTGCGCGACGTGCACCAGTTCGTGCGCCAGCAGTGGCGTGTCGAGCGTGAACCCGCGTCGCACCCAGATCGTATAACCGAACGCCTGGGCGTTGTTGATCACGCCCGGCCCGATGAAGCCCATGCTCTCTCCGACTGCGCGCATTTCGGGGTCGTCCGCCGGAAAAGGCACCGCATCGACGTAGACCAGCCGTACCTTGTCAGGGCGCGCAATCCCGACCTCGGCGGCAAGCCGACGCTCCGCGGGGGTAAGTGGCACACCCCGCTCCTGCCCCTGCACCTCGATCAGTTTCGCCCACGCAACGTACTTCGCGAGGAATGCGGCTGCCGCATTGCGCTGCTCGTCTTGGGACGAGGCGATTCTCTCGTCGGCCAGCGTATGGCACGCAGACAGCATTCCTGCGGCGAACAGGGCGCAAGCCGAAAGCGCAGTCCGGATACCGGAGCGGCGCAGAGCGTGAGTGGGGATGGGAGTGCCGGAGATCGGCCTGTCGTTCATCATCGGGCGGTTCCTCGTTTGCGGTATTGGCGCCGGTCTAACCAGCGATGCCGGACCAAGTCTTGAAGCTCATTGCTCTCGATAGCGGGCGGGCGAGATCCCGACGATCGGCTCACCCCTTGCCATCGCGATGACCGTAAATCCGGTAGCCGACGATGGCGATCACGGTGAGCGTCACGCACGACGCTAGAATGGCCAGCGCCGCGCCGGTCCAGCCGAAGGCCTCGAACAAGGCAGTGCCCGCAATGCTGCCAATGCCGCCGCCGATGAACATCATCACGATGTAGATCGTCGTCAGGCGGGTCCGCAGTTCAGGCTCCAGCGAGAGGAAAGTCATCCGGCTGGTGACGTCGATCGCCGGGCCGACGATGTTGCCCAGCAGCAGCGGGATCATCAGCAGCCAGAGATTATAACCGAACGGAATCAGCAGCGCGATCCCCGCCGCCTGCACTACGGCAAAGCCCACCCGCGCCTTGCGCGGCCCGATCCGGTCCGCCAGGCGCCCCCAATAGGGGGTCGAGAACACGCTGACGGCAGCAAATCCGGCGAGGTAACCCACCACATCTGTGCCATAGCCCATCTCCGGGCCGGTCAGGTGCAGCGCCAGCGCGAGCCAGAGTGCAATGAACTGCGCAAAGCCCAGTCCCTGGATCGCGCCCGACAGCACGATCTCGCGGCGTTCGCGCAGCAGCACCAGCAGCGAAGCGATCAGCCCGAGATAGGGCAGTCGGCTCGGATCCTTGTCGCGCACCCCCTTCTCCATGATCGTGGGCAGTGCGAGCGTGATCGCGATCATCAGCCCGCTGGCGAACCAGTAGACCGTGCGCCAGCCGTAATGTTCGGCGACGACGCCTGCCCCCACCCTCGCCACCAGGATGCCGAAAATGATGCCCGCGGTAAGCAGCGCGGTGACCTGTCCCAGCCGCTCGGGCGCGACGCGTTTCGATGCGTATGCGGGCAGTAGGTAAGGCGCGATGGTGAAGAAGCCGAGCAGGGTCGATCCGGCGGTGAACAGTCCATATCCTTCGGCCAGCGTCATCACGATCAGTCCTGCGCACTGGCCGATGGTGAACAGGATCGTCAGCGTACGGTTGGAATACCGATCGCCCAGCGGCAACAGCAACAGGATGCCCAGCGCCAGTGCGAGCTGGTTAAGCGCGGGCACCCACCCGATCTGCGACGCGCTCACGCCGAAATGGCGCGCCACGTCGCCAATGATCGGATGGATGTAATAGGCATTGGCCGTCACCACCGCCGCGGCGACGGCAAGCCAGTATTCCTGTGCGGTCGTGAGGCGGGCCGGTTCGGTCATACTTGCCCGCCTTCGGTGGAGGACGCGGCGCGGTCAAGCGCAGAGGGCCGTTCTTCCCGTGCCATTTACCACGCCACTGAAAGTCTCATGACAAATTCACTATGATACATTTTATCATGGGGATGGAAAAACACGCGACCTTCACCCCATCAGGCTTTTTCAATCGCGAACTGGCCGAGGCATACGACCGCCGCAATAGCGGGCTGAAACCGATCAGCGACGCCCTCCATTTCCTCATCCGGCTCGTGCTGGCCGATCTCCCCGCCCGATCCAGAGTGCTGTGTGTGGGCGTCGGGACGGGGGCGGATATCTTCGCGCTTGCCGATGCCTTCCCGGATATGACCTTCGTCGCGAGCGATCCCGCACCGGAAATGATCGAAATAGCCCGGCGGCGCGTGGAAGAAGCGGAGCTGAGCAATCGGGTGGAGCTTGTAACCGGCTATGTCGATGATGTGGACCAGACCGGCTTCGATGCCGCGCTCTGCCTGTTGGTCGCGCATTTCGTCCAGCGGGACGATCGCCCCGCTTTCTATCGTGCGATTCACGATCGGCTCGCACCGGGAGGACATTTCGTCAGCGCCGAGATCAGTGCCGATTTCGGCTCCCCTGAATTCCCCGGCAGGCTTGAGGACTGGAAGCAGGTTCACCGGCTGATGGGAGCGAACGAGGAATCGCTCGATGCGCTCGAAGATACGCTTAGAGGGACGCTGCAAGTCGTATCGCCGGCCGAGACCGAAGCGTTATGGATCGAGGCGGGTTTCGCGCAACCAATCCCGTTTTTCCAAAGCGCGATGATCCATGGCTGGCACGCCCGACGCGTGCACGACTGACCCGGCAGAGCACGCGCACCGCCACGATTCATCGCACTTTTCGCACGGCTTTTTCGGCTTGCCGCTCGTCCGGCTCGACTCCCCTGCGCCGTTCATCGGGCGGTCGGAACGCGGCCTTAGGCCTCTTGTTCATCCCCAACGGACGTCCGCCATGCGTGGCCGGATGATCGTGTCATTTCGGGGGCAGTAATAAGGAGAAACCGATGAATGCCATGACCAGCCTTGCCACCGGTACCGCACTGATCGCCGCACTGGCCCTGCCCGACGGCGCCGCCTTAGCGCAGGAAGACGACACGCCTGCCGATCAGCGCGTCTCGATCTACGGCGAAGTTCCCACCGATCTCGAAGGGCTGGAGCAAGGTCCCGAAATCGTCGGCATGATCGGAGCCCGCAACGACAATACCATCCGTGTGATGGCCGAAGATGGCACGCCGACCGATATCCGCGTGTCCGGCGGAACTACGATTCGCGAACGCGGCGGCTTCCTCGGCATGGGCCGCACCGAAAAGACCAATGCGGCGCTGCTCAACGGCCTGCCGGTCAAGGTCACCACCGTGCGCTGGAACGGCGGCCTGATCGCCAACGATATCAGCTTTGCCAATGACGACCTGGCCATGGCGCGGATGATCCGCAACGGCACCGCGCAAGGCTTTGCCGAGCAGACTGCGGCGACCGACGCGCTGCGCAGCCGGGTGGGCGACATCGACAATTACAACGTGCAGAGCACCACCGCGGTCTATTTCGATACCGGCAAGTGGCAGCTTTCGCAGGCCGACCAGCGCAAGCTGTGCCAGGCTGCAGCGCAAGCGAACGGCACCGACAACGCTCTGTTGCTCGTGGTCGGCTATACCGATTCGACCGGCGACCAGGATTTCAACCAGACGCTGAGCGAACGCCGCGCAGGCCGCGTGGTCAACTTCCTCCAGCAGGAATGCGATTGGAAGCCCTGGCGGATGCTGACGCCGACCGGGATGGCCGAAGCCGATCCGACGGCAGACAATTACTCCGAAGCCGGCCGCGCCCAGAATCGTCGCGTCGAAGTGAGCGTGCTGGTGAGCAAGGCGGTCGACGGGCTGTAAGCTGCTTCAAGCCGGAACAGAGAAAAAGCGCGGGATGGCACCAGCCGTCCCGCGCTTTTGCTGTCGGAGCTGGGCCGCGCTTGCGAGCCGCGAGCGTTCCGCTATTTTTCGTCTAGGTCGCGCTCGATCCAGTCGAGAAACGTGCCCGTCAACCAGTCGAGATCGGTCATTTCGATAGCGGCACGATACACTTCGCCCCAAGCCCGCTTGCGTCCGACATAGACCTTGTTCGGAATCACGACGTAGCCCGGGCCGGCGGGCAAGTCTTCGACGCGCACATCCATATAGGTCGAATCGGCCGAGGACGGCGCGCCGATCAGCGTCACGTTCTCGAACGGCGTGAAATAGTCGAGCGCGTCGAGGCACGCGCTCGCGCAATTGCCCGATACGATCACGTAGACGGGGGTGTCGAAATCGGTTTCGGGGTTGGCGGTAGCGGAAGCCGGCTCCTCTCCGGGCTCGGCACCCAGTGTGCTTTCGGCGAAGAACACCTCGCCGCGCTCGTGCGCCGCGCGCATGCCTTCGGCCAAACGATGGATGAAGTCGGCCACTTCAATGTCGCCATTGGCACGGAATTCGTCCTCGACCGAGGCGATATGGGCAGTGTTGTCCGGGCTGGTCCGCCATAGCACGTCTTCCGAGGATGCCGTGCGCGCACCGACCGCGTCCTCTCCCCACAGGATATCGGCCAGCTGACGACTCCATCGTGAATTGCCGCCGTTGTTGCGCCGCAGGTCGAGCACGAGCGCCTTTGCACGCTTGAGCTCGTCACGGCGGTCGCGCACATCGTCGTAAAGCGCGGCGAAATCGGTGCCGACGTCCTCATCCAGAGCGAAATCCTGCAACCCGATGAAGAAGATGCCGTCGCGCTTCTCGCTCAGCGCAGTGGGTTCGCGATCGCCCCAGAAGCCAAAGCTGCGCCACTTTTCCTCAGCCTCGGTCAGGGGCTGCCAGTCGAGAGTCTCTTGCGCCCGAGAGCCGTCCGGGAGCGCGAAGGTGCACGAACGCGGCTGAGAATCCTGCAGGCCGGCATGGGCATAGAACAGCTGCATAGGCCGCACCCACCACTGCCCCGCCTCGTCCGGGCGAAAGTACTGCGTGACCAGACGATCGCGCAGAAACGCATCGATCTGTTCGCCATCGCAGGAAACGAACCGCGCTCCATAGAGCGGGGCCGCCCGGTCTTGCGTCCGCACGAACAGCGAATCGCCCCGCCATACCGCTATAAAGCCAGGCCAGACCGGCACCGTATCTTCGGCGTCGTTCGAACGGACGGCGAGCACCGCGTGTCCATCCTGCAGGACCGCCGAAAATTCAGCGAGTGCGCGCGCGTACCCGCGCCGATCCTGCGCCCTTGAGGCCGCCTCGAGCCCGCGGGTCCGCGCTTGGGACAGTTGCGCCGGGAAGCCCGGATTGGCGAGGTCGTATATTCCCGGATGATTGCGCACGTAGGCATCGTAGGCCGCCAGCACGTCGCGGCGTGCGACATCCGCCCAATCGGTCGCCCCTTGTTCGCTCTGCTCCGCTGCCGAATGGCCCCCGTCTTGCGCAAGCGTAGATGAGGCCGGCGCAGAAAACGCTGCGAAAAGGACGGCGATAGGCGCGATTGCGCGTACAAGTGTAGTCATGCGCCAGTCCTATCGAGCGGACGAGAGCAGTCAGCCCCCGCCACGACGAACGACACATGCTCTCGACGAGCGACGTTCGTTACAGGATGTACTTGCTCAGATCGGTATCGCTGGCGAGTTCGGTCAGGCGCTCGCGGACATAGTCGGCGTCCACCGTCACGGT is part of the Alteriqipengyuania halimionae genome and encodes:
- a CDS encoding S41 family peptidase codes for the protein MTTLVRAIAPIAVLFAAFSAPASSTLAQDGGHSAAEQSEQGATDWADVARRDVLAAYDAYVRNHPGIYDLANPGFPAQLSQARTRGLEAASRAQDRRGYARALAEFSAVLQDGHAVLAVRSNDAEDTVPVWPGFIAVWRGDSLFVRTQDRAAPLYGARFVSCDGEQIDAFLRDRLVTQYFRPDEAGQWWVRPMQLFYAHAGLQDSQPRSCTFALPDGSRAQETLDWQPLTEAEEKWRSFGFWGDREPTALSEKRDGIFFIGLQDFALDEDVGTDFAALYDDVRDRRDELKRAKALVLDLRRNNGGNSRWSRQLADILWGEDAVGARTASSEDVLWRTSPDNTAHIASVEDEFRANGDIEVADFIHRLAEGMRAAHERGEVFFAESTLGAEPGEEPASATANPETDFDTPVYVIVSGNCASACLDALDYFTPFENVTLIGAPSSADSTYMDVRVEDLPAGPGYVVIPNKVYVGRKRAWGEVYRAAIEMTDLDWLTGTFLDWIERDLDEK
- a CDS encoding class I SAM-dependent methyltransferase → MIHFIMGMEKHATFTPSGFFNRELAEAYDRRNSGLKPISDALHFLIRLVLADLPARSRVLCVGVGTGADIFALADAFPDMTFVASDPAPEMIEIARRRVEEAELSNRVELVTGYVDDVDQTGFDAALCLLVAHFVQRDDRPAFYRAIHDRLAPGGHFVSAEISADFGSPEFPGRLEDWKQVHRLMGANEESLDALEDTLRGTLQVVSPAETEALWIEAGFAQPIPFFQSAMIHGWHARRVHD
- a CDS encoding MFS transporter gives rise to the protein MTEPARLTTAQEYWLAVAAAVVTANAYYIHPIIGDVARHFGVSASQIGWVPALNQLALALGILLLLPLGDRYSNRTLTILFTIGQCAGLIVMTLAEGYGLFTAGSTLLGFFTIAPYLLPAYASKRVAPERLGQVTALLTAGIIFGILVARVGAGVVAEHYGWRTVYWFASGLMIAITLALPTIMEKGVRDKDPSRLPYLGLIASLLVLLRERREIVLSGAIQGLGFAQFIALWLALALHLTGPEMGYGTDVVGYLAGFAAVSVFSTPYWGRLADRIGPRKARVGFAVVQAAGIALLIPFGYNLWLLMIPLLLGNIVGPAIDVTSRMTFLSLEPELRTRLTTIYIVMMFIGGGIGSIAGTALFEAFGWTGAALAILASCVTLTVIAIVGYRIYGHRDGKG
- a CDS encoding OmpA family protein → MNAMTSLATGTALIAALALPDGAALAQEDDTPADQRVSIYGEVPTDLEGLEQGPEIVGMIGARNDNTIRVMAEDGTPTDIRVSGGTTIRERGGFLGMGRTEKTNAALLNGLPVKVTTVRWNGGLIANDISFANDDLAMARMIRNGTAQGFAEQTAATDALRSRVGDIDNYNVQSTTAVYFDTGKWQLSQADQRKLCQAAAQANGTDNALLLVVGYTDSTGDQDFNQTLSERRAGRVVNFLQQECDWKPWRMLTPTGMAEADPTADNYSEAGRAQNRRVEVSVLVSKAVDGL